A region from the Armatimonadota bacterium genome encodes:
- a CDS encoding M67 family metallopeptidase has product MLTVPNNLMSEMRAHGAAGYPHEVVGVMAGTYTRGEKTVTRLFRGANQFRLAEQSGGAALEALREDLEVEGSSQNRFFMTGDEMRAIDAQCRAEGIDIIGFYHTHPDHPARPSVTDLHFAQQTLPGYSYVIMSVEQGTPGHTTCWVLNDEETAFEEEGLRGQG; this is encoded by the coding sequence ATGCTTACTGTTCCAAACAACCTGATGTCCGAGATGCGTGCGCACGGGGCGGCAGGCTATCCGCACGAGGTCGTTGGCGTGATGGCCGGTACTTATACGCGCGGGGAGAAGACCGTTACGCGCCTGTTTCGAGGCGCCAACCAGTTCCGGCTTGCGGAGCAGTCGGGCGGCGCGGCGCTGGAGGCCCTTCGCGAAGACCTGGAAGTCGAGGGGTCAAGCCAGAACCGCTTCTTCATGACCGGCGATGAGATGCGGGCGATCGATGCGCAGTGCCGCGCAGAGGGCATCGACATCATCGGTTTCTACCATACCCACCCCGATCACCCCGCGCGCCCGTCCGTGACGGACCTCCATTTCGCCCAGCAGACCCTCCCGGGCTACTCCTATGTGATCATGTCGGTGGAGCAAGGAACCCCGGGCCATACGACGTGCTGGGTGTTGAACGACGAAGAAACGGCATTCGAAGAGGAAGGGTTGCGGGGGCAGGGCTGA
- a CDS encoding cysteine synthase family protein, whose amino-acid sequence MAPRQADVLSHIGNTPLLRLRAIDREYPGVEIFAKAEYFNPGGSVKDRPALNMIREGERLGLLHPGKTILDATSGNTGIAFAMLGAALGYPVTLCMPSNANQERKRILRAYGAEILLTDPAESSDGAIRVARRLSAESPERYFYADQYSNPANWRAHYDGTGPEIWRQTGGRVTHFVSGLGTTGTVMGVGRRLKVYNPGVRIHAVQPDSPFHGLEGLKHLETALVPAIYDPSVIDAQMEINTEDAYDMVRRLAREEGLLVGISAGAGVLAATQIASTLNEGVVVCVLCDGGDRYLSERFWESEVPPGGWHI is encoded by the coding sequence ATCGGCAACACCCCGCTCCTGCGGTTGCGGGCCATCGATCGGGAGTATCCCGGCGTCGAGATCTTCGCCAAGGCGGAGTATTTCAATCCCGGCGGCAGCGTGAAGGATCGCCCCGCGCTCAATATGATCCGCGAAGGTGAGCGCTTGGGCCTCCTCCACCCGGGAAAGACGATACTCGACGCCACCAGCGGCAATACCGGGATTGCTTTCGCGATGCTCGGCGCCGCCCTGGGGTATCCTGTCACGCTGTGCATGCCCTCGAATGCCAATCAGGAGCGCAAGCGCATCCTGCGAGCGTACGGAGCGGAGATCCTGCTGACCGATCCCGCCGAGTCATCGGACGGCGCTATCCGGGTGGCGAGGCGCCTCAGCGCCGAAAGCCCTGAACGCTATTTCTATGCCGACCAGTATTCGAATCCGGCGAACTGGCGCGCGCATTATGACGGCACCGGTCCGGAGATCTGGCGGCAGACCGGGGGGCGCGTCACACATTTCGTCAGCGGATTAGGCACCACCGGTACTGTGATGGGCGTGGGGCGCCGCTTGAAGGTTTACAATCCGGGCGTTCGGATCCACGCCGTTCAGCCTGATTCACCCTTCCACGGGCTGGAAGGGCTCAAACACCTTGAGACGGCGCTTGTGCCGGCCATATACGACCCAAGCGTCATCGACGCACAAATGGAAATCAACACCGAGGACGCGTACGACATGGTCCGCCGGCTTGCGCGTGAGGAAGGGCTCCTGGTCGGCATATCCGCGGGCGCCGGCGTTCTGGCCGCCACGCAGATCGCCTCAACTCTGAACGAGGGCGTCGTTGTTTGCGTTCTGTGTGATGGCGGCGACCGGTACCTTTCGGAGCGCTTCTGGGAGAGCGAAGTCCCGCCGGGGGGCTGGCACATCTAG